One window from the genome of Nicotiana sylvestris chromosome 9, ASM39365v2, whole genome shotgun sequence encodes:
- the LOC138877716 gene encoding uncharacterized protein, translated as MFDGTGNPKVHLRTYCEKLIGVGKDKRIHMKLFMRSLTGDTLSWYISQNPNKWVNWVSMASDFMDRFRFNIENTPDTFYIQNLKKKPTKTFREYATRWRSEAAKVSKAMEEEHMNKFFVRAQDPLYYERLIVIENHKFSDIIKLGERTEEGIKSGIVTNFEALQAKNKALQLGGISKKKEVGAVMVAQEVRRKGKGKMEKTGAAQGMTRTGMVYMPEHLGGTSKEAAPKPPIIETGLDDLWRKVKAREYSVVDHLNKTPAQISILSLLQNSEVHRNALIKVLNEAYVPNNITSREMANMVGQVLESHKITFHEDKLPPKGLSHNRALYITVQFEDKFIVRVLIDGGSSLNSCSLTTLKKLGKGLHEIRAGTMNMKAFDGYQRATIGEINLYLQMPNLTFQQTDVIWGSEEDEALASLRNLFLDDEGMDYNAIVGEEEEEEDLTIWTVGKGVVLKNWTTVSSWAR; from the exons atgttcgaCGGGACAGGTAACCCAAAGGTTCACTTGAGAACATATTGTGAAAAGCTCATAGGGGTTGGTAAAGACAAAAGAATccacatgaagttgttcatgaggagcctCACTGGAGACAccctgtcctggtacatcagtcaaaaCCCAAACAAATGGGttaattgggtaagtatggcgtcagattttatggatcggttcaggttcaatatagAAAATACGCCAGACAccttctatattcagaatcttaagaagaagccAACAAAAACttttcgtgagtatgctactcgatggaggtcgGAAGCTGCAAAGGTAAGTAAGGCGATGGAAGAAGAACATATGaataagttcttcgtcagagctcAAGATCCACTATACTATGAGAGGTTGATAGTCATTGAAAATCAtaagttctctgatatcatcaaactagGAGAAAGAACAGAGGAAGGAATTAAAAGTGGAATagtgacaaattttgaggcactgcaggCTAAAAACAAAGCCTTGCAGTTAGGGGGTATCTCTAAAAAGAAAGAAGTTGGTGCAGTAATGGTAGCCCAAG AAGTGAGAAGGAAAGGAAAGGGGAAAATGGAGAAAACAGGTGCAGCACAAGGCATGACCAGAACTGGTATGGTTTATATGCCCGAGCATTTAGGAGGAACAAGCAAAGAAGCCGCTCCCAAGCCACCTATCATTGAAACTGGCctggatgatctttggagaaaggtgAAAGCAAGAGAGTATTCTGTGGTCgatcatctgaacaaaacccctgcTCAGATATCCATTCTATCACTACTACAAAATTCTGAGGTGCATAGGAATGCATTGATAAAAGTGTTGaacgaagcttatgtacccaataatatcaccaGTAGAgaaatggctaatatggtagggcaagtattggaaagccacaagatcacttttcacgaAGACAAACTGCCACCCAAAGGATTGAGTCACAATAGGGCACTGTATATCACAGTACAATTTGAGGATAAATTCATTGTCAGAgtcctaatagatgggggttcgAGTCTCAATAGTTGTTCGTTGACTACTTtgaagaagttgggtaaaggttTGCATGAGATACGAGCAGGAACTATGAACATGAAAGCATTCGATGGGtatcaaagggccacgattggggaaatcaatCTATATTTGCAGATGCCCAACTTG ACATTTCAACAGACTGACGTGATATGGGGATCTGAAGAAGATGAGGCTTTAGCTAGCCTGAGGAATCTATTTCTGGACGATGAAGGCATGGACTACAATGCAATAGTtggggaggaggaggaggaggaagaccttacAATTTGGACAGTGggaaagggagttgttctcaagaactggactACTGTATCATCCTGGGCCCGTTGA